In Microbacterium laevaniformans, a single window of DNA contains:
- the mutM gene encoding bifunctional DNA-formamidopyrimidine glycosylase/DNA-(apurinic or apyrimidinic site) lyase, whose product MPELPEVEVVRAGLAPALAGARIIGVDARDPRALTRHDGDAVSFERELVGRRVASVARRGKFLWMPLAPASATARRAIIAHLGMSGQMLLRAPGAPAERHERVRIDIDHPEHGELAVVFSDQRTFGSLAIDELVPTADGHAGGWGSAEALVPSQVAHIRRDPLDDAFDDAAVRDRVRTKRSAIKRVLLDQTVLSGVGNIYADEALWAARIHPESPAAALNERDVTRLFAEVRAVLLKALAEGGTSFDAQYVNVNGQAGYFAHSLNVYGRDGLPCPRCGRPIVRASFMNRSSHYCPRCQRLS is encoded by the coding sequence GTGCCTGAGCTTCCCGAAGTCGAAGTCGTCCGCGCTGGACTCGCCCCGGCGCTTGCCGGCGCCCGCATCATCGGGGTCGATGCGCGGGACCCGCGAGCGCTGACGCGCCACGACGGCGACGCCGTCTCGTTCGAACGCGAACTGGTAGGTCGACGGGTGGCGAGTGTGGCGCGGCGCGGGAAGTTCCTGTGGATGCCGTTGGCTCCGGCATCCGCTACGGCCCGTCGTGCGATCATCGCCCACCTCGGGATGAGCGGTCAGATGCTGCTGCGTGCTCCGGGCGCGCCTGCGGAGCGTCACGAACGCGTGCGTATCGATATCGATCACCCTGAGCACGGAGAGCTCGCCGTGGTTTTCTCCGACCAGCGGACCTTCGGATCCCTCGCGATCGACGAACTGGTGCCCACCGCCGACGGCCATGCCGGCGGGTGGGGGAGCGCCGAGGCGCTCGTTCCCTCGCAGGTCGCCCACATCAGGCGAGACCCGCTCGATGACGCCTTCGATGACGCCGCCGTCCGGGATCGCGTGCGGACGAAGCGTTCCGCGATCAAACGCGTGCTTCTCGATCAGACCGTGCTCAGCGGCGTCGGGAACATCTACGCGGATGAGGCGCTGTGGGCTGCGCGGATCCACCCCGAGTCGCCCGCCGCTGCCCTCAACGAGCGCGACGTGACCCGCCTGTTCGCCGAGGTGCGCGCCGTGCTGCTGAAGGCCCTGGCCGAAGGCGGAACCAGCTTCGACGCGCAGTATGTGAATGTCAACGGTCAGGCCGGCTACTTCGCTCATTCGCTCAACGTCTACGGCAGGGACGGCTTGCCTTGCCCGCGATGCGGACGTCCCATCGTGCGCGCATCGTTCATGAACCGGTCCAGCCACTACTGTCCACGCTGCCAGCGGCTTAGCTGA
- the rnc gene encoding ribonuclease III translates to MADAVIEHRVLSDKLGVDIDPELLSVALTHRSFAYENGGIPHNERLEFLGDSILGQAVTVHLFVTHPELEEGALAKRRASVVSTVALAEVARGIDLGAHLRLGRGEDQTGGRDKDSILADTMEAVIGATFLSSGPEAATALVLRLVEPLMADPDRYGAAMDPKTSLQELAARLTLAPPSYVITAEGPDHNRVFTATVSVGEASAAGVGSSKKQAEMAAALTLWRLLSDRA, encoded by the coding sequence ATGGCGGATGCCGTGATCGAGCACCGTGTGCTCTCCGACAAGCTCGGGGTCGACATCGACCCCGAGCTTCTGTCGGTTGCGCTGACACACCGCTCGTTCGCCTACGAGAACGGCGGGATCCCGCACAACGAGAGACTGGAGTTCCTCGGGGATTCGATCCTCGGTCAAGCGGTGACGGTGCACCTGTTCGTGACGCACCCTGAACTGGAGGAGGGTGCCCTGGCCAAGCGCCGGGCGAGCGTGGTCTCCACCGTCGCTCTCGCCGAGGTCGCCCGCGGTATCGACCTGGGCGCGCACCTGCGTCTCGGACGCGGTGAGGATCAGACCGGCGGGCGCGACAAGGACTCGATCCTCGCCGACACGATGGAAGCGGTCATCGGCGCCACATTCCTCTCCTCCGGGCCGGAAGCGGCCACGGCACTCGTGCTGCGCCTCGTCGAGCCGCTGATGGCGGACCCCGACCGCTACGGCGCCGCGATGGATCCGAAGACGAGCCTCCAGGAGCTCGCAGCGCGGCTCACCCTCGCGCCGCCGTCGTACGTGATCACCGCCGAAGGCCCCGATCACAATCGCGTGTTCACCGCGACGGTGAGCGTCGGCGAGGCGTCTGCGGCGGGCGTCGGGTCCAGCAAGAAGCAGGCGGAGATGGCTGCGGCGCTGACGCTCTGGCGCCTTCTCAGCGATCGTGCCTGA
- the rpmF gene encoding 50S ribosomal protein L32: MAGNPPKRKVSRSNTRSRRAQWKAEAPTLVKTVENGKVVYSRPHQAKVVTDSQGTELFLEYKGRKVADI; this comes from the coding sequence ATGGCAGGTAACCCCCCGAAGCGGAAGGTCTCCCGCTCCAACACTCGTTCGCGTCGCGCACAGTGGAAGGCCGAGGCGCCCACGCTCGTCAAGACCGTCGAGAACGGCAAGGTCGTCTACAGCCGTCCCCACCAGGCGAAGGTCGTGACCGACTCGCAGGGTACCGAGCTGTTCCTCGAGTACAAGGGCCGCAAGGTCGCTGACATCTGA
- a CDS encoding YceD family protein has product MSGPFVFPVRDISHRAGEMREFDIEVPAPAKWGEGLVSVAEGEPIELGVRLESVHEGILVTAEIDTEYSGVCGRCLTDIARPVEVEFQELFGYPGTEAIDFEVQDDHVDLETPVRDAIVLSLPFQPVCQPDCPGLDPITGERLAAGTVPEIPIDERWAALKALTPDPDDEASSRVATDTEKS; this is encoded by the coding sequence GTGAGCGGTCCGTTCGTGTTCCCGGTGCGCGATATCTCGCATCGTGCGGGGGAGATGCGCGAGTTCGACATCGAGGTCCCCGCGCCGGCGAAATGGGGCGAGGGACTCGTCTCCGTTGCCGAGGGTGAGCCCATCGAGCTGGGCGTTCGTCTCGAGTCGGTCCACGAGGGCATTCTGGTGACCGCCGAGATCGACACCGAGTACTCCGGGGTCTGTGGCCGATGCCTCACTGACATCGCCCGGCCTGTCGAAGTCGAGTTTCAAGAGCTCTTCGGGTATCCTGGGACGGAAGCGATCGACTTCGAGGTTCAAGACGACCACGTGGATCTTGAAACTCCGGTCAGGGATGCGATCGTCCTCTCGCTTCCGTTCCAGCCGGTGTGCCAGCCGGACTGCCCGGGGCTCGACCCCATCACGGGTGAGAGGCTGGCCGCAGGAACCGTGCCGGAGATTCCGATCGACGAGCGCTGGGCCGCGCTGAAGGCCCTCACCCCAGACCCTGACGACGAGGCCTCGAGCCGCGTCGCCACCGATACAGAGAAGAGCTAG
- the coaD gene encoding pantetheine-phosphate adenylyltransferase, producing the protein MNNRIAVVPGSFDPPTLGHLDVIRRAAALYDELHVLVVHNPGKEAMLPIAQRLSLLEQSIGEEGVEGNVVVASWSVGLLVDYAQDVDAGVLVKGIRSQIDVAYETPMAIVNRHLAEIETVFLLPDPAHALVSSSLVRQVAALGGDVSPFVPGPVARFLDTGARAG; encoded by the coding sequence ATGAACAACCGCATCGCGGTGGTCCCCGGTTCGTTCGATCCGCCGACCCTCGGACATCTCGACGTCATCCGCCGCGCCGCGGCCCTGTACGACGAGCTGCACGTGCTCGTCGTACACAACCCGGGCAAAGAGGCCATGCTGCCGATCGCACAGCGGCTGAGTCTGCTCGAGCAGTCGATCGGGGAGGAAGGCGTCGAAGGCAATGTCGTCGTCGCCTCCTGGAGCGTCGGGCTTCTGGTCGACTATGCCCAGGACGTCGACGCCGGCGTGCTCGTCAAGGGCATCCGGTCCCAGATCGACGTCGCCTACGAGACGCCGATGGCGATCGTCAACCGGCACCTGGCCGAGATCGAGACGGTGTTCCTGCTGCCCGACCCTGCGCACGCGCTGGTGTCGAGTTCGCTCGTGCGTCAGGTTGCCGCCCTCGGTGGCGACGTCTCACCGTTCGTCCCCGGGCCGGTCGCCCGCTTCCTCGACACGGGAGCACGGGCGGGCTGA
- a CDS encoding ATP-dependent DNA helicase RecG → MPAITLDTALVDALGAATAKLFDRAFGMSTVADLLTHYPRRYARRGELTPIDSLPLGEQVTIVAEVRSVSSRQMRQRRGSLLEVVISDGAGALTLTFFNQAWRANDLQVGRQGMFSGKVGQFQGHQQLAHPDYTLFDDADAARLNAQAQQHTPIPIYPATSTVATWQVQKAVATVLAALAPVSDPLPDSLRADEGLLDATTALRRIHAPESFEQIDDARRTLRMHEAFILQTALLQQRQTVRAMAATSRPGGALLDDFDSRLPFTRTPDQEAVGAQIAADLEGPWPMNRLVQGEVGSGKTLVALRAMLQVAQSGGQSALIAPTEVLAAQHVRSIARMLGPQLAADLMPTLLTGQLPAAERRKAALRVASGQARIVVGTHALLSASTTFADLGLVVVDEQHRFGVEQRETLRAKGTAPHVLVLTATPIPRTVAMTVFGDLDVSTIRTLPSGRAGIATHVAPLAEKPGWFGRVWERAAEEVAAGHQVFVVCAAIDAEAVGTTAKDAAEDVPVDVGAPEGEQPRTRWGVVQVSQMLDGISLFDGLRVEILHGKMPGEQKDAVMQAFAAGQIDVLVATTVVEVGVDVPNASTMIIMEADRFGVSQLHQLRGRVGRGAVAGLCLLVTEAPEGTPARSRVEAVASTTDGFLLAEIDLELRGEGDVLGDTQSGARTSLRLLRVVQDADLIARARAAAADVLSRDPMLEDHPGLVAAIERRIGQQERAALSKS, encoded by the coding sequence ATGCCCGCGATCACGCTCGACACCGCTCTTGTCGATGCGCTGGGAGCTGCGACCGCGAAGCTGTTCGATCGGGCATTCGGCATGAGCACGGTGGCCGATCTCCTGACGCACTACCCGCGGCGATACGCCCGACGCGGCGAGCTCACGCCGATCGACTCGCTGCCGCTGGGCGAGCAGGTCACGATCGTCGCGGAAGTGCGCTCGGTGTCGTCGCGACAGATGCGTCAACGGCGCGGTTCTCTTCTCGAGGTCGTGATCAGCGACGGCGCGGGAGCACTGACGCTCACGTTCTTCAACCAGGCGTGGCGCGCCAACGATCTCCAGGTGGGCCGTCAGGGGATGTTCTCGGGGAAGGTCGGCCAGTTCCAGGGGCACCAGCAGCTGGCTCATCCCGATTACACGCTCTTCGACGATGCCGACGCGGCGAGGTTGAACGCCCAGGCGCAGCAGCACACCCCGATTCCCATCTACCCGGCGACCAGCACGGTGGCGACATGGCAGGTGCAGAAGGCCGTCGCCACGGTGCTGGCTGCGTTGGCGCCGGTCTCCGACCCGCTGCCCGACTCCCTGCGCGCCGATGAGGGTCTGCTCGATGCGACCACGGCTCTGCGGCGGATCCACGCGCCTGAGAGCTTCGAGCAGATCGACGACGCGCGGCGTACGCTGCGCATGCACGAGGCGTTCATCCTGCAGACCGCGCTGCTCCAGCAGCGGCAGACCGTGCGGGCGATGGCCGCGACCTCGCGTCCGGGCGGCGCACTGTTGGACGACTTCGATTCGCGCCTGCCGTTCACCCGGACCCCCGACCAGGAGGCTGTCGGTGCGCAGATCGCCGCCGATCTGGAAGGTCCGTGGCCGATGAACCGTCTTGTTCAGGGAGAGGTCGGTTCGGGAAAGACGCTCGTGGCGCTGCGCGCCATGCTGCAGGTCGCGCAGTCCGGTGGGCAGTCTGCGCTGATCGCCCCCACCGAGGTGCTCGCGGCGCAGCACGTGCGCTCGATCGCGCGGATGCTGGGACCGCAGCTCGCTGCGGATCTGATGCCTACTCTGCTGACCGGGCAGCTGCCCGCCGCCGAACGGCGCAAAGCGGCGTTGCGGGTGGCGTCGGGACAGGCGCGCATCGTCGTGGGAACGCATGCCCTGCTGAGCGCGTCGACGACGTTCGCCGACCTGGGGCTCGTCGTCGTCGACGAGCAGCACCGATTCGGCGTCGAGCAGCGCGAGACGCTGCGAGCGAAGGGGACGGCGCCGCACGTGCTGGTGCTCACCGCGACACCCATTCCTCGCACGGTCGCGATGACCGTGTTCGGAGACCTGGACGTTTCCACCATTCGCACCCTTCCGAGCGGGAGAGCGGGCATCGCGACGCATGTCGCACCGCTCGCGGAGAAGCCCGGCTGGTTCGGACGCGTGTGGGAGCGCGCCGCCGAGGAGGTGGCCGCCGGACACCAGGTCTTCGTCGTCTGTGCCGCCATCGACGCCGAAGCCGTCGGTACCACGGCGAAGGATGCCGCGGAGGACGTTCCCGTCGATGTGGGCGCGCCCGAGGGCGAACAGCCGCGCACACGATGGGGTGTCGTCCAGGTCTCACAGATGCTCGACGGCATCTCCCTCTTCGACGGCCTGCGCGTCGAGATCCTTCACGGGAAGATGCCGGGGGAGCAGAAGGATGCCGTCATGCAGGCGTTCGCGGCCGGCCAGATCGACGTCCTCGTGGCGACCACGGTGGTGGAAGTCGGCGTCGACGTGCCCAATGCCTCGACGATGATCATCATGGAGGCCGATCGGTTCGGCGTCTCGCAGCTGCACCAGCTTCGCGGGCGGGTGGGTCGCGGTGCGGTCGCCGGCTTGTGTCTTCTCGTCACGGAGGCGCCGGAAGGGACGCCGGCCCGGTCTCGCGTGGAGGCGGTCGCGTCCACGACGGACGGCTTCCTGCTCGCCGAGATCGACCTCGAACTGCGCGGAGAGGGCGACGTGCTCGGAGATACCCAGTCGGGGGCGCGCACCTCTCTGCGGCTTCTTCGGGTCGTCCAGGATGCCGATCTGATCGCGCGAGCCCGTGCGGCGGCGGCAGACGTGCTCTCCCGCGACCCGATGCTCGAAGACCACCCCGGCCTCGTCGCAGCGATCGAGCGGCGCATCGGGCAACAGGAACGGGCGGCCCTGTCCAAGAGCTGA
- a CDS encoding 1-acyl-sn-glycerol-3-phosphate acyltransferase: MIRRTVARVFWSCSRWRLATTPAPERPTVLIGAPHTSNWDFVFMLAISWRLGMRIHWLGKDTLFRGWRRPVMNALGGIPVDRADAGRVVEDIVARIRAGEVFGLVVTPDGTRGRNAFWKNGFYRIARETGMPLTLGYVDRTTMTTGLGPTLALTGDVARDMDAIRAFYADKAGFRPERRTEPRLRDETGAAGPSDHG; the protein is encoded by the coding sequence GTGATCCGCCGCACCGTTGCCCGCGTGTTCTGGTCGTGCAGCCGGTGGCGGCTGGCGACGACCCCCGCTCCGGAGCGCCCCACCGTACTCATCGGCGCGCCGCACACGTCCAACTGGGACTTCGTGTTCATGCTCGCCATCTCGTGGCGTCTGGGGATGCGCATCCACTGGCTCGGCAAGGACACGCTCTTCCGCGGCTGGCGACGACCCGTCATGAACGCTCTCGGCGGCATCCCCGTCGACCGTGCCGACGCAGGCCGCGTGGTCGAGGACATCGTCGCCCGCATTCGCGCCGGGGAGGTCTTCGGCCTCGTGGTCACTCCCGACGGCACCCGCGGGCGCAACGCGTTCTGGAAGAACGGCTTCTACCGCATCGCCCGCGAGACCGGCATGCCGCTGACGCTCGGCTACGTCGACCGTACGACGATGACGACCGGGCTCGGGCCGACCCTCGCTCTCACGGGGGACGTGGCCCGCGACATGGACGCGATCCGTGCCTTCTACGCCGACAAGGCGGGCTTTCGACCAGAGCGCCGCACCGAGCCCCGGCTCCGCGACGAGACGGGCGCGGCGGGTCCGTCAGACCACGGTTAG
- the rsmD gene encoding 16S rRNA (guanine(966)-N(2))-methyltransferase RsmD has product MTRIISGAAGSLTLGVPDAGTRPTSDRVRESLFGALDAADIVDGAAVLDLFAGSGALGLEAASRGAASVDLVEKAPRAAAVADRNARTVAKVLPGTPIRVHRSSVEAYLRATARTFDLVFIDPPYDLADTELARVLEMLAPRLAPDALVVVERATRSGAPTLPDALQYERDKSYGDTTLWWVRPQS; this is encoded by the coding sequence GTGACGCGCATCATCTCCGGAGCCGCCGGTTCTCTCACGCTCGGTGTCCCGGATGCCGGGACGCGCCCGACCAGCGACCGCGTGCGTGAATCGCTCTTCGGCGCTCTCGACGCGGCCGACATCGTCGACGGAGCCGCCGTGCTGGATCTTTTCGCCGGTTCGGGCGCCCTCGGGCTCGAGGCAGCCAGCCGGGGCGCGGCATCCGTCGATCTCGTCGAGAAGGCGCCGCGCGCCGCGGCCGTCGCCGACCGCAACGCTCGCACCGTCGCGAAGGTGCTCCCGGGCACGCCGATCCGAGTGCACCGCAGCTCCGTCGAGGCGTACCTGCGGGCCACCGCCCGCACGTTTGATCTCGTTTTCATCGATCCGCCGTACGACCTCGCCGACACCGAACTCGCTCGCGTGCTGGAAATGCTCGCGCCGCGACTGGCGCCCGACGCGCTCGTGGTCGTCGAGCGCGCGACCCGCTCCGGCGCCCCCACGCTGCCCGACGCGCTGCAGTACGAGCGCGACAAGAGCTACGGCGACACGACGCTGTGGTGGGTACGCCCGCAGTCCTGA
- the thiL gene encoding thiamine-phosphate kinase produces MSTPIAPTVRDLGERQLLSRIFTVLDGSSRALVGPGDDAAVLAAPDGRVVVSTDTLVHGPDFRLAWSSGEDLGWKAAAVNLSDIAAMGARPTALVVALTLPDDTPVAFVEALARGLRAACDALAPGCAVEGGDLAASDTLTIAVTVLGSLDGEAAVLRSGARPGDIVAVTGELGAAARGLALLFDRFRDAEGRPLAVDPSVLTDRERADLAAQLRPRPPLALGPLAARSGATAMMDVSDGLLLDATRMAEASGVRIDLSPELDDMALRGGEDHELLATFPSGAALPEGFRRVGTVIADATPHVTVGGASSAGVGGWDPHRDWDAARG; encoded by the coding sequence GTGAGCACACCGATCGCCCCGACCGTCCGCGACCTGGGGGAGCGGCAGCTCTTGTCGCGCATCTTCACCGTCCTCGACGGCTCGTCGCGCGCGCTCGTCGGGCCCGGCGACGATGCCGCGGTGCTGGCGGCTCCGGACGGCCGCGTCGTGGTCTCGACCGACACGCTCGTGCACGGCCCCGATTTCCGGCTCGCGTGGTCGAGCGGGGAGGACCTGGGCTGGAAGGCCGCCGCGGTCAACCTCTCCGACATCGCCGCGATGGGCGCCCGCCCGACCGCGCTGGTGGTGGCTCTCACGCTTCCCGATGACACGCCGGTCGCGTTCGTCGAGGCTCTCGCGCGCGGACTGCGGGCGGCGTGCGACGCACTCGCGCCGGGATGCGCGGTGGAGGGTGGGGATCTCGCGGCATCCGACACGCTGACGATCGCGGTGACGGTGCTGGGCTCACTGGACGGCGAAGCGGCCGTGCTGCGTTCGGGAGCGCGTCCGGGCGACATCGTCGCCGTCACGGGTGAGCTCGGCGCGGCAGCACGGGGGCTCGCCCTGCTGTTCGATCGATTCCGGGATGCCGAGGGCCGCCCCCTCGCCGTCGATCCGTCGGTCCTCACCGACCGTGAGCGCGCCGATCTCGCTGCCCAGCTGCGTCCGCGCCCGCCGCTCGCGCTCGGCCCTCTGGCCGCGCGGTCGGGCGCGACCGCGATGATGGACGTGTCCGACGGACTTCTGCTGGATGCGACGCGTATGGCGGAAGCGTCCGGCGTGCGGATCGATCTGAGCCCGGAGCTGGACGACATGGCGCTTCGAGGCGGGGAGGATCACGAGCTGCTCGCCACGTTCCCATCCGGAGCCGCCCTGCCGGAGGGTTTCCGGCGTGTCGGCACCGTGATCGCCGACGCGACGCCACACGTCACCGTCGGAGGTGCGTCGTCAGCCGGCGTCGGCGGGTGGGATCCGCACCGGGACTGGGACGCGGCCCGCGGCTGA
- a CDS encoding DUF3515 family protein → MSRSRLIVAPLSVAVALGIALGTAGCSSTVSMTPAKGANDPACAAVTSRLPATVDGQPRRWTDAQATGAWGSPASVLLTCGLDAPGPSTLVCQTVDGIDWLMDDSEAPKYRFTTFGRTPAVQVYLDYDVVSGRDVLSALSSAVQQLPTDGRSCIARPSS, encoded by the coding sequence ATGTCCCGCTCGCGCCTGATCGTCGCCCCTCTGAGCGTGGCAGTGGCGCTCGGCATCGCCCTCGGTACCGCCGGCTGCAGCTCCACCGTCTCGATGACACCGGCGAAGGGAGCCAACGACCCGGCATGTGCGGCGGTGACCTCTCGTCTGCCGGCCACCGTCGACGGCCAGCCGCGCCGATGGACCGACGCCCAGGCCACGGGTGCGTGGGGCAGCCCCGCCAGCGTCCTGCTGACGTGCGGGCTCGACGCGCCGGGACCGTCGACGCTCGTCTGCCAGACCGTCGACGGCATCGACTGGCTGATGGATGATTCCGAGGCGCCGAAGTACCGGTTCACCACGTTCGGCCGTACCCCCGCGGTGCAGGTGTACCTCGACTATGACGTCGTCAGCGGACGCGACGTGCTCAGCGCACTGTCCTCCGCTGTACAGCAGCTGCCCACGGATGGCCGCAGCTGCATCGCCCGCCCGTCCTCCTAA
- a CDS encoding D-alanine--D-alanine ligase family protein, whose amino-acid sequence MDKAVVAVLFGGRSSEHAISSATAGGVLRAIDRDRFDVIPVGITRDGAFVLEDDDPDKFALNPERLPEVVDNGTRILWPDSIRSRELRVQDADGIRSLGDIDVVFPILHGRFGEDGTIQGFLELLDLPYVGAGLLMSAIGMDKHTTKSVLKAAGVPVVPWVTVTEAALARDRDLWHRRIRALGLPAFVKPARAGSSVGVSKVSEWSELDAALATAFAEDGTVLVEQAVVGREVECGVLAGRDGDAPRVSVAGEIVITGRDFYDFEAKYLDAAGIELVCPARLQGGELAEMQRVAARAFEALGGEGLARVDFFFTGTEFFVNEVNTMPGFTPISMFPKCWIATGMSYRDLISELIDLARVR is encoded by the coding sequence ATGGACAAAGCGGTAGTGGCGGTGCTCTTCGGAGGGCGTTCCAGCGAGCACGCGATCAGCTCCGCGACGGCGGGCGGCGTGCTTCGGGCGATCGACCGTGATCGCTTCGACGTCATCCCGGTAGGCATCACGCGCGACGGCGCTTTCGTGCTCGAAGACGACGACCCCGACAAGTTCGCACTCAACCCGGAACGTCTGCCGGAAGTCGTCGACAACGGCACGCGCATCCTGTGGCCGGACTCCATCCGCTCCCGTGAGCTGCGCGTTCAGGATGCCGACGGCATCCGCTCGCTCGGCGACATCGACGTCGTCTTCCCGATCCTGCACGGCCGCTTCGGCGAGGACGGCACGATCCAGGGCTTCCTCGAGCTGCTCGATCTGCCCTACGTCGGCGCTGGGCTGCTGATGTCGGCGATCGGCATGGACAAGCACACCACCAAGAGCGTTCTGAAGGCTGCCGGCGTTCCCGTCGTTCCCTGGGTCACCGTCACCGAGGCGGCGCTGGCGCGTGACCGCGACCTGTGGCACCGGCGCATCCGCGCGCTCGGGCTGCCGGCGTTCGTCAAGCCGGCCCGCGCCGGGTCGAGCGTCGGCGTGTCGAAGGTGTCCGAGTGGAGCGAGCTGGATGCCGCTCTGGCGACCGCCTTCGCGGAAGACGGCACGGTGCTGGTCGAGCAGGCGGTCGTCGGCCGCGAGGTCGAATGCGGCGTGCTTGCCGGTCGAGACGGCGACGCCCCGCGTGTCAGCGTCGCCGGTGAGATCGTGATCACGGGACGGGACTTCTACGACTTCGAGGCGAAGTACCTCGATGCCGCCGGCATCGAGCTCGTCTGCCCCGCCCGGCTGCAGGGCGGTGAGCTCGCCGAGATGCAGCGCGTCGCTGCCCGTGCGTTCGAGGCGCTGGGCGGCGAGGGTCTGGCTCGAGTCGACTTCTTCTTCACCGGAACCGAGTTCTTCGTCAACGAGGTGAACACGATGCCGGGGTTCACGCCCATCTCGATGTTTCCGAAGTGCTGGATCGCGACGGGAATGAGCTACCGCGACCTCATCAGCGAGCTGATCGATCTCGCGCGCGTGCGCTGA
- a CDS encoding NAD(P)H-dependent glycerol-3-phosphate dehydrogenase — protein MTRRGESALPRVAVIGSGSWGTTFGKVLADGGAHVVMWARRAELAQEIQEGHRNSEYLPGINLPRTMSATTHLSEALEGASQVYLAISSQALRQNLKAVRPLVRDTDAPIVSLMKGVEKRSGRRMSEVIVEELHCDPARIAVASGPNLALEIAREQPTAAVISSTSRDTAEAVARRARNVYFRTFVNTDVIGTEFGGVLKNLIAVAIGIVDGVGYGENTKASIITRGLVEMTDFAVAQGAQPETLQGLAGLGDLIATCQSPLSRNNTAGRLLGQGYSFQDVVKQMNQTAEGLASVAPVLQLARASGVQMPIVEQVKMVLDGTMNPRDIAPHLTTDDDKPTGERTQHGQSGSGGALRRAFQRARDQLRDGGRRASGDRP, from the coding sequence TTGACGCGTAGGGGCGAGTCGGCATTGCCGCGGGTCGCGGTGATCGGCTCGGGCAGCTGGGGAACCACGTTCGGCAAGGTGCTCGCCGACGGCGGTGCTCACGTGGTGATGTGGGCTCGCCGCGCGGAGCTCGCCCAGGAGATCCAGGAAGGGCACCGTAACAGCGAGTACCTGCCCGGCATCAACCTGCCGCGCACGATGTCGGCGACGACGCACCTCTCGGAGGCGCTGGAGGGTGCGTCGCAGGTCTACCTCGCGATCTCGAGCCAGGCCCTCCGGCAGAATCTGAAGGCGGTGCGCCCCCTGGTGCGCGACACCGATGCCCCGATCGTGTCGTTGATGAAGGGCGTCGAGAAGCGCAGCGGGCGGCGGATGAGCGAGGTGATCGTCGAGGAGCTGCACTGCGACCCGGCCCGCATCGCCGTCGCGTCCGGCCCGAACCTTGCGCTCGAGATCGCCCGGGAGCAGCCCACGGCAGCCGTCATCTCCTCCACCAGCCGTGACACGGCCGAGGCGGTCGCCCGGCGCGCTCGCAACGTCTACTTCCGGACTTTCGTGAACACGGATGTGATCGGCACCGAGTTCGGCGGTGTGCTGAAGAACCTCATCGCCGTCGCGATCGGCATCGTCGACGGCGTCGGTTACGGCGAGAACACGAAGGCCTCCATCATCACGCGCGGTCTCGTGGAGATGACCGACTTCGCCGTGGCCCAGGGCGCTCAGCCGGAGACGCTGCAGGGGCTGGCCGGTCTCGGCGACCTGATCGCGACGTGTCAGTCTCCGCTGAGCCGCAACAACACCGCCGGGCGACTCCTCGGCCAGGGCTACAGCTTCCAGGACGTCGTGAAGCAGATGAACCAAACCGCCGAGGGACTCGCCTCGGTGGCACCGGTGCTGCAGCTGGCCCGCGCCTCCGGCGTCCAGATGCCCATCGTGGAACAGGTCAAGATGGTTCTGGACGGCACGATGAATCCTCGCGACATCGCGCCGCATCTGACCACCGACGACGACAAGCCCACGGGCGAGAGGACCCAGCATGGACAAAGCGGTAGTGGCGGTGCTCTTCGGAGGGCGTTCCAGCGAGCACGCGATCAGCTCCGCGACGGCGGGCGGCGTGCTTCGGGCGATCGACCGTGA